A genomic region of Acidimicrobiales bacterium contains the following coding sequences:
- the hpt gene encoding hypoxanthine phosphoribosyltransferase: protein MAEPDPHLGPVVVSEEDLRARIAELGKEITGDYQGRAPLLVGVLKGAFMFMSDLAREIDLPVEFDFMAVSSYGSATRTSGVVRIVKDLDIDLSGRHVLIVEDIVDSGLTLTYLRRNLLARNPASLEVCALLVREGLQKTETDLRYVGFRIPPDFVIGYGLDVAERYRNLPYICSYVEG from the coding sequence GCCCGATCCGCACCTGGGTCCCGTCGTCGTCAGCGAGGAGGACCTCAGGGCCCGCATCGCCGAGCTGGGCAAGGAGATCACCGGCGACTACCAGGGCCGGGCGCCCCTCCTCGTCGGCGTGCTGAAGGGCGCGTTCATGTTCATGAGCGACCTGGCCAGGGAGATCGACCTCCCGGTCGAGTTCGACTTCATGGCCGTGTCGTCCTACGGCAGCGCCACCCGCACGAGCGGGGTGGTGCGCATCGTGAAGGACCTGGACATCGACCTGTCCGGCCGGCACGTGCTGATCGTCGAGGACATCGTCGACAGCGGCCTGACCCTCACGTACCTGCGGCGCAACCTGCTGGCCCGCAACCCGGCCAGCCTCGAGGTGTGCGCGCTGCTCGTCCGCGAGGGCCTCCAGAAGACCGAGACGGACCTCCGCTACGTCGGGTTCCGCATCCCGCCCGACTTCGTCATCGGCTACGGGCTCGACGTCGCCGAGCGCTACCGGAACCTGCCCTACATCTGCTCCTACGTCGAAGGCTGA